The sequence CGTGCAGAAGAGGCCGTTGTCGGCGTAGACGAAGTACGTGTACGAGCGGCCGTCCTGGGCGTGAAGATCAACTCCATTGGGATCGAGATCGATCGCGTCGGGCTTCGACGTCGGCGAGCAGGCGGGCGACGAGGCGCCGGCTCCGTCGAGTCGGGCGACCGTGTACGAGACGGAGGGCGCACCGGCAGGATCGCTCGCGGTGTGCGTCACCTGGACGTTGCCGCTCGAGCCGACCAGCGACGCCGTGACGGAGACCCCGGACGGCGTCCCGACGGCCGTGCCCGACGCCGAGGCGCTTCGAGCCCAGTCGGCCGTGCTCGAGACCTGCGCGGAGTTGACCGCGTAGACCTGCGCCGAGTACTGGCCTCCGGCGGTGAGGCCGCCGACGGTGACGCTCGTCCCGGAGACGCTCTGCGTGCCGGGGGCGCCCGATCCTGCCATCTCGACGACATAGCCGGTGACGGCCGTGCCGCGAGCGGGCTTCGGGACGGCGTTCCAGCTGACGACGAGCGTGTTCGGCGAGGTCGTCGAGGGCGTGAGGGCGACGCCGGTGGGTGCGGCAGGCACGAAGTCGGCGCTGTAGGGGATGCTCGCCGGGCTCGACGCCGAGGCGCCGACGGCATTGACCGCCTGGACGGTGAAGCGGTATTGAGCGCCCGGGTCGAGGTCGGTGAGGGTGCAGACGGTCGACGTTCCGCAGTCTCTCGTGTACGAGCCCGCGCTCGACGTGCCGGTGAGACGGTACGAGGTGATCGGCGAGTTGTTGGCGACCGGCGCCTGGTACGCCAGGGTCAGCTGGCCGCCGACGAACGTGCCCGACCGGATGGGGGCGGCCGGTGCCGCAGGGACGTCCTGCACCGAGATCGTGACGTCTCCCCAGACGTAGCGCGAGGGATCGTCGGTGACGTCGGCGATCTGGTACTGCAGGTGCGTGTCGACGGGCTTCGCCGACGCCGCGACGCGGACCGACAGCCGGCTCTTGTCGGCGCTCGGCGTGACCGAGACGCCGGCCGGTAGTGAGGCTCCCCCGAGACCGCGGATCGCCACGACCCGGAGCGGCTGCCCGGGGAACGGATTGGTGGCCTCGTCGTTCGCCAGCACGTTCACCGTCGTCGTGGTGCCGCGGCGCGTCACGGCGGAGTCGGCCGCCGCGATGGCCAGGGGCCGCGTCGACCCCACGACGGAGAGCGTGATCCTGCCCGACTGCGGAGGCGAGGTCGCGTCGCGCACGGTCAGACCGATCGTGGCGGTCGCGTTCTTCGCGGCGTCGGTGTTCGCGTGGACGGTGAGCTTCTGGCCGGAGACCTGGGCGGTGAACCCCGACGTGTCGGGGGTGGAGATCGCGTAGCGGAGCTGCCCGACATCGGCCGGGTAGTTGTACGTCGTCAGGCGGGTGAGGTCGAGGGTCCGGGTGTCGCCCGGCTCCAGATCGAGGGCCGTGCCGTTGAAGATCGGCGGCTGATTGGCTCGCGCCGTGACGGTGATCGGCAGGACGAGGGTGGCGGTGTGGCCCTTCGGATCGGTCGCCGAGGTCCCGTCGGTCACCTGGAACGAGATCGAGGCCTGGCCGTAGAAGGCGGCTGCCGAGGTGAAGCGGAGCGTCGTCGCGTCGACGACGAGATCGGACCCGTCGGCGTGGGTCGCGCGGACCGTGCCGCTGTCGGTCAGTCGGACGCCGTCGGCCCCGGTCGAGACGACGTACTTGTTGAGGTCGATGGTCAGCGGCTTCTCGCTGGCCACGGTCAGGGCCGGGGCGCCCTCTTTGATCTGCGGGAGGGCGTCGTCGAAGCCGGGGACGCGGATGAAGGCGTAGGCCCGGATCGACGGGTCGTCGGGGTGGGACACGTAGAACGGGATGATCTGGCTGGAGTCGGTGATCGTGACCCGGATCCGGTGCCTGCTCGTGACCACGGCCGACTTCTCGTAGCCCGGCTGCACGCCGAGGCCCAGGGTCGACACGTCGCCGTCGGGGTAGAAGACGTTGGCGAGGACGTTGACGTCGACCGTCTTGCGACCGAGGACGTCGGTCAGGGTGAGCGTGCTGTCGGAGGCCTCGGGGTAGTTGAGCTCGGCCTTCGGATCGACCTTCACGGTGATGAAGTTCGAGCTGCTGCCGCCGACGGCGTTGCTGATCGTGTAGACGAGGCCGTAGGTCTTCGAGCGCTTCGGCGGGGTGACGCGCACCACCCCGTCGGCGAGGATCTGAGCCGTGACGTCACGGTCGTTCGGCTTCACCGCGGTCACCCGGAGGGCGCCGCCGTCGGGGTCGGAGTCGTTGGCGAGGACGCGCACGAGGATGCTGCCGCCGGGCCGCATCGTCACGGAGTCGGCCACGGCGATCGGGTTCCGCGACCCCTCGGCGCGGGCGGCGATGCCGATCCTGACGGTCCCGGTCGCGCGGGCGCCCAGGCCGTCGACGACCGTGTACGTGAAGGTGTCGGTGCCGGCCGAGTAGCTGCCTGCTTCGTAGTCGATGTAGGTGGTGCCGACCCGGGTGACGTTGCCCTTCTCCGGGTTGGAGTCGACGCCGAGCAGTTGCACCGAGTCGCCGTCGGGGTCGATGTCGTCGAGCGGCACCTGGACGCGGACGCTCTGCCCGGCCACCACGCGCGCGGTGAGGGTCTGCGGTACCGGCGGGTTGTCGGTGGCCGAGTCGGCCTCGCGGACCGAGATGCTGACCTGCGCGGTCGCCCGCTGACCGTCGGGGCCCTCGATGGCGTACTCCGCCGTGAAGTTGCCGGGGGTCTTCGGGGCGAGGTACCGCAGCTGCGATCCGGAGACGAAGAGGAGCCCGCCTCCGGAGGAGACGTTCTTCACCAGGGTCGGCTCGAGCGTGATGTCCTCGCCGTCGGGCTGCGAGTCGTTCGCGAGGACGTCGATGTCGATCGCGTCGCCGACCCGCGCCGTCACCTGGTCGTTCGTGGCGATCGGGGGCTGGAGGCGCGCGGGCCTCGGGATCTGGACGACGGTCACCGACCCCTGCGCGGAGGCGAGGCCGTTGGTGACGGTGTAGGTGAACGAGACGGGCCCGTCGTCGAGCGGCGCCGTCAGCGTGATCCGGAGGTAGCGCTGCTCGACGGTCTGCACCTGGACGCCGCTCGCGGGGTCGAGGGCGCTCGTCGACGTCACCATCAGGACGTTGCCCGCCGGGTCGAAGGCGTTGGCCGTGATGTCGACGGTCTGCGTGCTGAGACTCTGCACGAACACCGTCTTGGGCGTCGTGATCGGAGCCGTGTTGGGCTCGGGCGCGGCCTGCACGTCGACGCGGATCGTCCCCGTCGCGGTCTTGTCGCCGTCGGTCACCGTGTACTCGAGGAAGTGCGGCCCCACGGTCGAGCTCTGGAACGTGAAGCTCCCGGCGGCGTAGTTCGGCGTGATCGTCGCCCCCTGCTTCGCCGGGACGCTGTTGAGCTTGATCGCGCCCGTGCCGCCGGAGGCGTACTGCAGCGGACTGATGGTCGTCACCTCGCCCTGGTAGGCCTCGACCGGGAACGAGTCGGCCTTGAGCGGCACGTCGCCGCCCGCGTCGACGGTGATCGTCAGGATGCCGCGCCCCACGGCGGTCCCGTCAGAGACCGTCAGGACGATCTCCTGGGTGGACGGCCCCTTGCCGCTGTCCTGGTAGACCACCTCGCCGGTGGGCTTGTAGGTGACCGTGCCGCCGTCCGCTCCGGACGCCCCGGTCAGGTAGAAGGGATCGCCGTCGGGGTCGACCCACGCGCCGAGTGTGTCCACCGTCACGCGTCCGGACGATGAGACGACGGCGCGCTGGGCCCGGACCTGCTGAGGCGGGCTGTTCGCACCCGGCTGACGCACCGAGACGGTCACCTTCGCGGTCGCGGTCCCGCCCCGGCCGTCGGAGATCGAGTACTCGAACACGATCGCGCCCGACGCCGTGGCCCCCAGCGTGAGCAGGAGCTGCTGCCGGTTCTGCACGACGTCGACACGACCGGCACCGGCAGCGAGCCCGGTCACCTTCGTGATGACGATCGGGTCGCCGTTCGGGTCGTAGTCGTTGAGGAGGACCGGCAGGATCGTGGCGCGGCCGGGCCTCGCCCCCATCACGTCGTCGACGGCGACCGGCGGCTTCTGCTGCACCTCGAGCTTCTGCGGCTCGTCGTTCGTCTTGGTCGGCTCCTCCTGCGGCGTCTTCTCATCGGTGATGAGGTCGCTCCAGTTGTCGATGAGCTGGCCGCCCCGCTGGACCGCCCAGGTCTTGCCGCCCGAGACGTCGTTCAGGACGACGTGAGACCGGTTGACCGCGAAGGTCAGCTCGGCCGACGCGGGCATCGACGGGAGCCTCGTCAGCCGGTCGCCGGAGGCGCAGTCGCTCCACGCGGTGCCGTCGGCCCAAGCCGCGTACCCGCAGGCGCCGACCGTCGTGGGCCGGGCGGCAGTGCCGTCGCGCCCCTGCACGCGCTCGGTGACGGCGCCGCCGAACGACACGGACAGGAGCCCGGACGACGAGGCGACCATCACCGACGAGCCCTGGTCGGACGACTGCTGCAGGGCCAGGCGCCCCCGCGTCTGCCCCGAGAGGTCGACGCGGTGCCCGTCGACCACGAGGAGCCCGCTGCGGGTGTCGAGGACGGCCCAGTGCGAGCCGACGGTCGCCACCTGGAACGTGTCGGCCTTGGGCAGCTTGAGGCGCTCGGTGGACGTCACGCCGAACTGCGCCACGTCGTCGACCCTGGTCACCTCGCCGCTGTCGGCGGAGTAGGCGACGAGCGTGCCGGAGGGGGTCAGCCCCGTGGTCACGTCGGCGCCGAGGCTCAGCTCGGCCTGGGAGGAGGCGTCGAAGCCGTCGAGCGCGCCCACGGACGAGCTCCAGAACTCGCCCGTCTTGCCCGAGACGACGACCGCCGTGTCGCCTGCGAGGAGCACGTCGGGGTCGTTCGGCGGAAGCGGCACGGTCTGCGCCACGGCCGCCGTGGCCGTGTCGACGACACCGACGGTGGCGTTGCTCCGGTCGAGCAGCAGCACGTGGGCGGCATCCTGCACGACGGAGAGGTCGGCGCCCGTGCTCCGGACCGCCGAGTTGAGCTCGAGGACCGCCGGGTTGGCGCGCCCGATCGCCGTGAGGGAGTCGTTGGCGACCCAGACGGTGCCGTCGTCGAGGTCGAGCCGCTGCGCCTGGTAGCCCGAGCTGGTGAGCCCGATCGCGGCGACCACGACAGCGATGACGAGGGCGCTGAGCCCGGTCGCCGCCAGCGAGCGGTGGGCGAGGAGCCAGCGGAGGAACCGGGTCACCGGGCCGCCTTGGCCGAGGCGCACTTCTCGGCGCTCACCGGCCCCGTCTTGCCCGAGCGGTTGACCGCGACGGTGATGCAGACCTGCTGGCCGGTGCCCGCCGGAGCCAGGAAGCTCGTCGACGTCTGCGTGCTGGAGTCGGTGCCGGAGGTGACGACGTAGGTGTCGCCCGAGCGGATGCCTGGGTCGTTCCAGCTGAACCGGACCGACGAGCCCGTCGTGACGGCCTGGACGTTGCTGACCCGCGGGATGTCGTTCGAGGTGGCCCGGACGAGGAACAGCGTCGCGATGCCGCCGAGCGCGAGGACGACGACAGTCGCCGCGATGAGCGCCCAGGCGAGGTACTGCACCTTCTTGGGGCCGCGGGCCTCCGGCCGGGTGCCGGTCGAGCGAGGGATCGCGTTGCTGTTGCGCACCTGGGCGGCGAGCGGCGTGCTCGTCAGCGCTCCGCCCGCGGGACGGCGGCGGCGGCGGCGGTTCGCTCCGCCGACGGGGAGACCCTCGGCGCCCCGGATCCTGGTGCGGTCTTCGAGGTCGGCGACCGTGGCGAGGGCCCAGTCGTCGACCGCGACCTCGATCGGGGTCTGCGCGACGCCCAGCTCGGACTCGGCCTGCTGGAGCTCGCGGACCAGCTCGAGCACGCTCTCGTGACGGTCGTCGGCCCGACGCGACATGGACCGCGCCAGGGTGGCCTCGAGCCCCGGGGGCACGTCGGTGCGGCCGATGGGCTGCAGCCTGCCCTTCTCGATCCTGGTCATCAGGTCGTTCGAGGTGTTCGGGCCGCCGAGCACCTCGAAGGGGCTGCGGCCGGCCAGGAGCGAGTACACGGTGGCGCCGAGCGACCAGACCTCGCTCGCGACGGTGCCGGAGGTGTCGTCGCGGAGCACCTCGGGCGCCGACCACGGGATGGAGAGGCCCACGACCTCGCTCGGCTCGCTCTCGCCGAGGGTCGCGGCGATGCCGAAGTCGGACAGCACCGGGTGGCCGTACGCGGTCGTCAGGATGTTCGACGGCTTGATGTCGCGGTGGAGCACGCCCTGGCGGTGCGCCGTCTCGATGGCGCTGCCGATCTTGACGCCGATGCGGAGCACGTCGGCGACCGGGATGCGCTCGCGCCGGTACCTCTCGCTGAGCGAGGCCGAGCAGAGCTCCATGACCAGGTAGGGCCGGCCGTCGGCGGAGACGCTGGCCTGGTAGACGGTCAGGATCGAAGGGTGCGCGCTCAGCTGCGCCATCAGGTTCGCCTCGGCCTGGAACATCTGCCGGACCTGGTCGTTGACGACCTCGCTGAGCATCACCTTGACGGCGACCTGCCGACGGGGCATGTTCTGCTCGTACAGGAAGACGTCGGCGAAGCCGCCCGATCCGAGCACGTTCAGGTGCGAGAACCCGGGCAGCACCGGGGGTTGCGACGGCAGGCGTCGTGCCATGTCGCCCCCTCAGAAGCCGTTGTCGGGAGCGTCTTCGGCGCTTCCGTTGATTTGCCGATCGGTGTCATTGTAAGCGGAGACCCCCCTGGCCCGACTTGGCGGAGGGCCGGAATGGGGACAACTCGGGGTCCCCCATTTCGGGGGGCGGAGAGACGCCTCCCGGCCTGTGGAAAGCTGCGGGGCCGAGCGCCTGGACGGCCGCCGGGACGAGCTCTCAGCCGCGCGCCGTGGGGCCGGTCGGCAGCGTCTCCTCGACATCGACGGGCTCCGACGAGCCGCGGACGTCCACGACGACGGCCGTCACGTTGTCGCGGCCGCCGGCCGCCACCGCCGCCGTCACGAGTGCCGTCGCAGCAGCCTCGGTGTCGGCGTTCGCCGCGAGGAGCGTCGCGATGGCGCGCGCGTTCATCTCCTTCGTAAGACCGTCCGAGCACACGAGCAGACGGAGGCCCGGTCGGGCCGGCACGCGCCAGTAGTCCGGGCTCGGCTCGGCACCGAATCCGATCGCCTTCGTGATGACGTTGCTGTCGGGGTGGTTCTCGGCGTCGTCCGGGTGGAGCATGCCGGCCTGGACCATCTCCTGGACGACCGAGTGGTCGACCGTGACCTGCCGGAGGACGCCCGAGTCGAGCATGTAGACGCGCGAGTCGCCCACGTTGAAGATGGTGAAGTAGGGCGTCTCGCCCTCCTTGGTCAGGATCGCCCCGGTCACCGTGGTGCCGACCCCGAGCTCCGTCCCGACCGCGGCGACCTCGATGTCGTCGGTGGCCTCGCGGAGCGCCTCCTCGAGAGCGTCCGTGTCGAAGAACTCGCCGGTGGCGGCCTCGTCGAGCCGCGTGACGACCGCGTCGCTGGCGACATCGCCCGCGCTGTGGCCGCCCATCCCGTCGGCGACGACGAAGAGCGGAGACCGGGCCACGAAGCTGTCCTCGTTGTGCGCCCGCCGCAGGCCGACGTCGGTGACGCCCGCCCAGTCGAGGCTGACGACGGAGCCGTCGCCGAGGGTGATGGTGTGCGCGGTCGTCGCACGGCCGATCTGGGTCACGGGAGTGGTTCTTCCTGGGGAGTGATGCGCGAAAAGGGCAGGATCTCGAGACGGTTGCCGTCGCCTATGTCAACTATCGTGCCCGCGAGCACGACGATCGACTCGCCTTGCCGAAGAGACACAGGTTGTCGCCCCGGAATGGTCACGCGAGTGCCGTTCGTCGACCGGAGGTCGGTGACGACGACGGCGCTCCCCTCCTGGCGGATCTCGACGTGGGTCGCTGAGACCTCTGCTCGCGGCGACGAGACGACCGTGAGCCGAGGCGGGACGCCTGTGACGACGCGGGGCGCCGTGGGTCGGCGGCCGATGACGAGAGGGACCTCGAGACTCAGGATGCTCGTACCGAGACCCACGCGGTGGTACCGGGGAGGAGACCCTGCCATGCTCGCACCTCTCTCGCTGCCGACCCGCGCGACGACTGACGTCCACGCTACCAAGCAGGGTGCGCGCGCCTGTCCTCCCCAGGCCGGTGCGCCGGGGCAGTTCTCCACCGGTCCCCCGCCGGGACGCCCGAGGCCGCTCCGGCCCGCCTATCTTCGCCGCATGACACTCACGCCGGTCCCCACCACCACCGTCTCGTCGACGACCACGGTCTCGTCCACCACGACGGTGTCGCCAACGCCCGTCGTCTCCCCTCCGGGATCGGGCATCGCCCGCTACGACTCGCCGATCGGCCGCCTCGAGATCGAGACGCGCGCCGACCGCATCGTCCGGCTCGACATCGAGCGCCGCGGCCGCCTGCCAGGCGACGAGCAGCCCGAGAGCCCGACGCCGCTGCACGACGAGGCGCGGCGGCAGCTCGACGACTACTTCCGCCACCGCCGACGCCGATTCGAGCTGCCGCTGGCGATGGCCGGCACCCCGTTCCAAGACGCGGTGTGGGCGCGCCTCGCCGAGGTGCCCTGGGGCATCGCGACCAGCTACGGCGAGCTCGCCGACCTCACGGGCAGGTCTCTCGGTGCGAGAGCCGTGGGCGGCGCCATCCGGGCCAACCGGATCGCCCTCCTCGTGCCCTGCCACCGCGTCCTCGGCGCAGCGCGGCGCATCACCGGCTACAGCCCGGGCGACGGCGTCGCGACCAAGAGGTGGCTCCTCCGGCACGAGGGTATCGACTTCAGTGAGTGAGGTCGAGGACGCTCTCGGAGACGACGACGAGCTCCGTGCCCTCGGGCTCGACCATCATGCCCTCCGCCCGAGCCCAGACGACGAAGTCGTCGACCGTCGACAGCTCCGGGCGGGCAGCGAGCAGTCGGGCCACGATCACGCCCTTCGTCTTCTTGTTGAAGTGGTTGAGAGCGCGTCGGCGTCCGCCGTCGTCCGAGACGACCCGGACGTAGGCACTGCCGGCCGGTGCTGGGCCGAGCTCCACGTACCCCTCGCTCCGCAGGTCGACGATCGCCCCGCGGTCGCTCAGCGCGCGGCTGATCGGCCTCGGCCACACCGCCTTCAGCGGCAGGTCGGGCAGACGGGAGTCGTGCGACAGCCGGTAGGCCGGGATCCTGTCCGCTGCCCCGACGATCCCGAAGAGAGCGGAGTGGATCGCGAGGTGAGCACCCGCCCACGACGCCTCGTCCTCCGAGAGCTCGGAGGCCCGGATCGGATCGAAGGCGACGCCGGTGTAGCGCTGGAGTGCCGACAGCGTGGGCGACGTCCGGAGCGCCCGGTTGCGGTCGACCTCGGAGCGGAGGCGCGGCCCGAGCCGGAGGGCGGCCATCGACGCGTCGACGTCGCGACTCAGGCGCACCAGAGCGGCGGCGACCCGGCGGCGCGACCGGTCGAGCGACGGGAACGACAGCGAGGCGAGGTCGAGAGACGACCCGTCGTCGCCGCCGTCGCGCTTCGTCTCGGAGGGCGGCAGGAGGAACAGCATGGCAGGACTCCGTCGGCTCCGCGGGGCCCGCGGAGAGAGAGAAGACCGCCCGCGATCCTGGGCGGTGAGCGCAGGATGCGGGCGGTCGGGTAGAGCAGGGAGGTGCCGGATCAGGCCAGGGCGGCGTTCCGCGACACGATGGTGACCGTGTCGTTCTCGACCGAGAGGAAGCCGTCTTCGGCCGTCGCCTCGACGGTCGTGCCATCGCTCTGACGCACGCGCACCTGACCGGAGGCGAGGATCGCCAGCACGGGCTCGTGCCCGGGCAGGATGCCGATCTCGCCCTCGGTGGTGCGAGCGGTGACCTGCGCCGCCTCGCCCGTCCAGACCTGCTGGTCGGCCGAGACGACGTTGACCGTGAGAGCAGCCATGATCAGCCGTTCTCCTTCTGGATCTGAGCCCACTTCTCTTCGACGTCGGAGATGGAGCCGACGTTGAAGAAGGCCTGCGTGGCGACGTGGTCGAACTCGCCGTCGGCGATGGCCGTGAACGACTCGATGGTGTCTTTCAGCGGAACGGTCGAGCCCTCGACGCCGGTGAACTTCTTCGCCATGTAGGTGTTCTGCGAGAGGAACTGCTGGATGCGACGCGCGCGGGCGACGGTGATCTTGTCCTCTTCGGAGAGCTCGTCGACACCGAGGATGGCGATGATCTCCTGGAGCTCCTTGTTCTTCTGGAGGATCGCCTTGACGCGGATCGCCGTGTTGTAGTGGTCCTCGCCCAGGTAGCGCGGGTCGAGGATGCGGCTCGTCGAGGTCAGCGGGTCGACCGCGGGGTAGAGACCCTGCGACGCGATCTCGCGGGAGAGCTCGGTCGTGGCGTCGAGGTGCGCGAACGTCGTGGCCGGGGCCGGGTCGGTGTAGTCGTCAGCGGGCACGTAGATGGCCTGCAGCGACGTGATCGAGTGCCCGCGGGTCGACGTGATGCGCTCCTGGAGGATGCCCATCTCGTCGGCGAGGTTCGGCTGGTAGCCCACGGCGGAGGGCATGCGCCCCAGCAGCGTGGAGACCTCGGAGCCGGCCTGCGTGAAGCGGAAGATGTTGTCGATGAAGAGCAGGACGTCCTGCTTCTGCACGTCGCGGAAGTACTCCGCCATCGTCAGCGCCGACAGAGCCACCCGGAGGCGCGTCCCCGGCGGCTCGTCCATCTGGCCGAAGACGAGGGCGGTCTTGTCGAAGACGCCCGCCTCCTCCATCTCCATGATGAGGTCGTTGCCCTCGCGCGTGCGCTCACCGACACCGGCGAACACCGAGACACCGCCGTGGTCCTGCGCGACGCGCTGGATCATCTCCTGGATGAGGACGGTCTTGCCGACGCCCGCACCGCCGAACAGGCCGATCTTGCCGCCCTGCACGTACGGGGTGAGGAGGTCGATGACCTTGATGCCGGTCTCGAAGAGCTGCGTCTTCGACTCGAGCTGGTCGAAGGCCGGCGGCTGGCGGTGGATCGGCCAGCGCTCGGTGATCTCGATCTTCTCGCCGGGCTCGCCGTTGAGGACGTCGCCCGTGACGTTGAAGACCTTGCCCTTGGTGACGTCGCCGACCGGGACCGAGATCGGTGCGCCGGTGTCGGTGACCTCCTGGCCGCGGACGAGACCGTCGGTCGGCTTCAGGGCGATGGCGCGGACGAGGTCGTCGCCGAGGTGCTGAGCGACCTCGAGGACGAGGTCGACGCTCTGGTCGCCGATCTGGATGCTCGTCTTGAGGGCGTTGTAGACGCCGGGGATGGCGTCGTGGGGGAACTCGATGTCGACCACGGGACCCGTGACGCGAGCGATGCGCCCGACGCCGGGAGCCGGCTCTACAGCGACTGGCGCGGTAGCGGTGTCAGTCATTGGCTTCTCTCTCTTTACTGATGTTCAAAGACTCAGGACTTCTTCGACGAGCTCAGCGCGTCGGCGCCGCCCACGATCTCGGAAATCTGCTGGGTGATCTCGGACTGGCGCGCGTTGTTCGCGAGACGCGTGTAGTCGCGGATCAGGGTGTCGGCGTTGTCGCTGGCCGACTTCATGGCCTTCTGACGGGCGGCGTGCTCGGAGGCGGCCGACTGCAGCATGGCGTTGAACAGGCGGCTCTCGATGTAGACGGGCAGGAGCGCATCGAGGACGTCTCCGGCATCGGGCTCGAACTCGTAGAGAGGCAGGATCGCGTTCTCGTCGGGCTCCTCGATCCCCTCGACGACCTCGAGCGGCAGGAGCCGCACGACCTCGGGCACCTGGGTGACCATGCTCACGAAGCGGTTGTAGACGACGTGGATCTCGTCGACTCCCCCCTCGTTCGAGTCGGTGAGGAACTTCGAGACGACGGCGTCGCCGATCTCCTTGGCGGTGCCGAACTCGGGCTGGTCGGTGTTGCCCGTCCAGATCTGCTCCGAAGCGCGCTGGCGGAAGGTGAAGTAGCTCGCCGCCTTGCGACCGACGAGGTAGTACACCACCTCCTTGCCCTGGCTCCGCAGGAGCGTCGCCAGCTCTTCGCCCGCCTTGAGGACGTTCGACGAGAAGGCGCCGTTGAGGCCGCGGTCGGAGGTGAAGAGGACGATCGCGGCGCGATCGATCGACTCCGGCTCCGTGGTGAGGACGTGGTCGACGTTCGAGAACGTCGCCACGGCCGACACGGCCCGCGTCACGGCCCGCGAGTACGGACCAGACGCGGTCATCCGGGCCTGCGCCTTCTGGATGCGCGAGGCCGAGATGAGCTCCATGGCCCGGGTGACCTTCTTGGTCGTCTGGGCAGAGCGAATGCGCTGTCGGTAGACCCGAAGTTGCGCTCCCATGTGTCTCCTGTTGTTGTCTGTGCGGAAGAGGATCGACGAAGTCGGCTGAGCCCGGGAGGGCTAGCGCGACTTGACGATCTTCTCCTGGTTGACGTCGTCGGCGTCGGTGGCGGTGAACTCCTCGCGGCCGACGGAGGCCAGCGGCTTGCCCTCGCCCGTCTGGAACTCCTGCTTGAACGCGTCGATGGACGAGTCGAGCTCGGCGACGATGTCGTCGGAGAGCACGTTCGAGTCGCGGAGCTTCGTGAGGACCTCGCCGTTGCGCGACAGGTAGTCGTGGAGCTCTGCCTCGAAGCGCAGGATGTCGGGAACCGGGACCTCGTCGAGCTTGCCGTTCGTGCCGGCCCAGATCGAGACGACCTGCTTCTCGACGGGGAACGGGGTGTACTGCGGCTGCTTGAGGAGCTCGGTGAGGCGGGCGCCGCGAGCGAGCTGACGGCGGCTGGCCTGGTCGAGGTCGGACGCGAACATCGCGAACGCCTCGAGCGAGCGGTACTGGGCCAGCTCGAGCTTCAGCGTGCCGGAGACCTTCTTGATCGACTTGACCTGGGCGTCGCCACCGACGCGCGACACCGAGATGCCGACGTCGACCGCGGGACGCTGGTTGGCGTTGAAGAGGTCGGACTGCAGGAAGATCTGGCCGTCGGTGATCGAGATCACGTTGGTCGGGATGTACGCCGAGACGTCGTTCGCCTTGGTCTCGATGATGGGCAGACCCGTCATCGAGCCGGCGCCGAGCTCGTCGGACAGCTTCGCGCAGCGCTCGAGCAGACGCGAGTGCAGGTAGAAGACGTCGCCCGGGTAGGCCTCGCGCCCCGGCGGGCGGCGCAGCAGCAGGGAGACGGCACGGTAGGCCTCGGCCTGCTTCGACAGGTCGTCGAAGATGATCAGGACGTGCTTGCCCTCGTACATCCAGTGCTGGCCGATGGCCGAGCCGGTATAGGGGGCGAGGTACTTGAAGCCCGCGGGGTCGGAGGCGGGGGACGCGACGATGGTCGTGTACTCCATGGCGCCAGCGTCTTCGAGCGCGCCCTTCACCGAGGCGATGGTCGAGCCCTTCTGGCCGATGGCGACGTAGATGCAGCGCACCTGCTTGTTGGTGTCGCCCGACTCCCAGTTGGCCTTCTGGTTGATGATCGTGTCGATCGCGATGGCCGTCTTGCCGGTCTGGCGGTCGCCGATGATCAGCTGACGCTGGCCGCGGCCGACGGGGATCATGGCGTCGATCGCCTTGATGCCGGTCTGCATGG is a genomic window of Frondihabitans peucedani containing:
- a CDS encoding PP2C family protein-serine/threonine phosphatase: MTQIGRATTAHTITLGDGSVVSLDWAGVTDVGLRRAHNEDSFVARSPLFVVADGMGGHSAGDVASDAVVTRLDEAATGEFFDTDALEEALREATDDIEVAAVGTELGVGTTVTGAILTKEGETPYFTIFNVGDSRVYMLDSGVLRQVTVDHSVVQEMVQAGMLHPDDAENHPDSNVITKAIGFGAEPSPDYWRVPARPGLRLLVCSDGLTKEMNARAIATLLAANADTEAAATALVTAAVAAGGRDNVTAVVVDVRGSSEPVDVEETLPTGPTARG
- a CDS encoding FHA domain-containing protein; the encoded protein is MAGSPPRYHRVGLGTSILSLEVPLVIGRRPTAPRVVTGVPPRLTVVSSPRAEVSATHVEIRQEGSAVVVTDLRSTNGTRVTIPGRQPVSLRQGESIVVLAGTIVDIGDGNRLEILPFSRITPQEEPLP
- a CDS encoding methylated-DNA--[protein]-cysteine S-methyltransferase, yielding MTLTPVPTTTVSSTTTVSSTTTVSPTPVVSPPGSGIARYDSPIGRLEIETRADRIVRLDIERRGRLPGDEQPESPTPLHDEARRQLDDYFRHRRRRFELPLAMAGTPFQDAVWARLAEVPWGIATSYGELADLTGRSLGARAVGGAIRANRIALLVPCHRVLGAARRITGYSPGDGVATKRWLLRHEGIDFSE
- a CDS encoding YaaA family protein — its product is MLFLLPPSETKRDGGDDGSSLDLASLSFPSLDRSRRRVAAALVRLSRDVDASMAALRLGPRLRSEVDRNRALRTSPTLSALQRYTGVAFDPIRASELSEDEASWAGAHLAIHSALFGIVGAADRIPAYRLSHDSRLPDLPLKAVWPRPISRALSDRGAIVDLRSEGYVELGPAPAGSAYVRVVSDDGGRRRALNHFNKKTKGVIVARLLAARPELSTVDDFVVWARAEGMMVEPEGTELVVVSESVLDLTH
- a CDS encoding F0F1 ATP synthase subunit epsilon, whose product is MAALTVNVVSADQQVWTGEAAQVTARTTEGEIGILPGHEPVLAILASGQVRVRQSDGTTVEATAEDGFLSVENDTVTIVSRNAALA
- the atpD gene encoding F0F1 ATP synthase subunit beta, with the protein product MTDTATAPVAVEPAPGVGRIARVTGPVVDIEFPHDAIPGVYNALKTSIQIGDQSVDLVLEVAQHLGDDLVRAIALKPTDGLVRGQEVTDTGAPISVPVGDVTKGKVFNVTGDVLNGEPGEKIEITERWPIHRQPPAFDQLESKTQLFETGIKVIDLLTPYVQGGKIGLFGGAGVGKTVLIQEMIQRVAQDHGGVSVFAGVGERTREGNDLIMEMEEAGVFDKTALVFGQMDEPPGTRLRVALSALTMAEYFRDVQKQDVLLFIDNIFRFTQAGSEVSTLLGRMPSAVGYQPNLADEMGILQERITSTRGHSITSLQAIYVPADDYTDPAPATTFAHLDATTELSREIASQGLYPAVDPLTSTSRILDPRYLGEDHYNTAIRVKAILQKNKELQEIIAILGVDELSEEDKITVARARRIQQFLSQNTYMAKKFTGVEGSTVPLKDTIESFTAIADGEFDHVATQAFFNVGSISDVEEKWAQIQKENG
- a CDS encoding F0F1 ATP synthase subunit gamma; the protein is MGAQLRVYRQRIRSAQTTKKVTRAMELISASRIQKAQARMTASGPYSRAVTRAVSAVATFSNVDHVLTTEPESIDRAAIVLFTSDRGLNGAFSSNVLKAGEELATLLRSQGKEVVYYLVGRKAASYFTFRQRASEQIWTGNTDQPEFGTAKEIGDAVVSKFLTDSNEGGVDEIHVVYNRFVSMVTQVPEVVRLLPLEVVEGIEEPDENAILPLYEFEPDAGDVLDALLPVYIESRLFNAMLQSAASEHAARQKAMKSASDNADTLIRDYTRLANNARQSEITQQISEIVGGADALSSSKKS